One region of Gilliamella sp. ESL0405 genomic DNA includes:
- a CDS encoding DUF6138 family protein — protein sequence MKKYLEYSDLQSNKFWYITKQNESLTVVFGKVGAKGQTQVKTFLSPADAEKEANKLIRSKIKKGYEEKAIPPAFEQSTCIEKQSQTIIKMPDAPKPKYHPKPTPPKDVKDDGKEKPWFNLQGWSYEGQPNPFDFEELRKVPPVQQPTKEINNPVEKETLTKTAQELEFENLKNMVQKHIRQGDQFDVVATFNKLKVLSASETVFQTLIKNILEAIFSDFVILVSPIHLDILAYLLPIKHSNILIKEQNAKGVLKYIYDNYQSNLTGIHGLVDKYLTAFFKDVAEEVVIQVKKLVETIRSGGSENIPAYKLPNATYGFFIRTFSKGCFKICSLNYDNRYIDYTEHNCDMQYHNSILIIQYLTQFLKPKLQQMVDQDFFDGLTENYFKIAFFNQFQPLADKRLNEDHLNELAKNIEANLQKLEKSDEYDIELLSDTVKAYFASDGVILHLKTDRILALLKKYLHSGEANPQKISISLIEEYADFDFNKWHLANLQFKWKDFDFKVAYKGLNPLINAGYEPAIIQKQEWDQLGEIHYTPRVIEDSINQHVNTYSYNSFTENDVFCETDAIIARAMSTNGKIYLRFKEESEKAYSQALDYLNSLMAKGYSKKFDGYWLNVYFVTKPEYYPEFARIIKQYPDLASNSHAFFCKAAIYESLHDKIREFIELTMEKFHHCLDLQDEDNSVAGTFAAIALAMTDVKHMDMAIKFALETDDEHEFLASYFGKILQRHWGITPETAVAIALLQLSYQEQPNLSSQFYIIPQNLATLTDYFNDCDIPYKSRKIITLAASLFGNGKYSLRKLKELFSDATDPLAKEIYANFHNLVLDALEDEDEVTGQPIIFNISPKPESDSEPLIIDEQDFIENPRCIITPLQAKKRGFDVGELETYDSSWRAIIFAPLTITNPYIFDAIIQFYKVQNKINPNSTLIWGAEQAYCFGKKIVIDFSGTPYQVGMGIYAKNQAQLIYGVMDFAKIAVAMNKQAPDKEKLYALRKQYYYFDSPKGSPNIDKSKPGIMYLDEALGAGIYKDDNYRAIKQLEKITPDMGEVYDTSLLFMAYMQQKKLDYAMETLQRKLDTTELKQVYQTAQKRLPQYQEYWQEKLAEL from the coding sequence ATGAAAAAGTATCTAGAATATAGCGATCTACAGTCAAACAAATTTTGGTATATCACCAAACAAAACGAATCACTAACAGTCGTATTTGGTAAGGTAGGGGCAAAAGGACAAACACAAGTTAAAACGTTTTTATCGCCTGCCGATGCGGAAAAAGAAGCCAACAAACTGATCAGATCGAAAATCAAAAAGGGCTATGAGGAAAAAGCAATCCCACCAGCGTTTGAACAATCAACCTGCATAGAAAAGCAAAGCCAAACAATCATCAAAATGCCCGATGCCCCAAAACCGAAATACCACCCCAAACCCACACCACCCAAAGATGTGAAGGATGACGGTAAAGAAAAACCGTGGTTTAATCTTCAAGGATGGTCATATGAAGGTCAACCTAACCCATTTGATTTTGAAGAGTTACGTAAGGTACCTCCCGTTCAACAACCAACAAAAGAAATTAATAACCCGGTTGAAAAAGAAACTTTAACCAAAACAGCACAAGAACTAGAATTTGAAAATCTTAAAAATATGGTTCAAAAACATATTAGACAAGGTGATCAATTTGATGTCGTAGCTACTTTCAATAAACTTAAAGTTCTTAGTGCATCAGAAACAGTATTTCAAACTTTAATAAAAAATATACTTGAAGCTATTTTTTCTGATTTTGTTATTTTGGTTTCTCCAATTCATTTAGATATCTTAGCTTATCTTTTACCTATTAAACATTCAAATATATTGATAAAAGAACAGAATGCTAAGGGAGTTTTGAAATACATTTATGACAATTATCAAAGCAATTTAACAGGTATTCATGGTTTAGTTGATAAATATCTAACCGCTTTTTTTAAAGATGTAGCTGAAGAGGTGGTGATTCAAGTTAAAAAATTAGTCGAGACAATTCGCTCTGGTGGAAGTGAAAATATCCCTGCCTATAAACTTCCCAATGCTACTTACGGATTTTTCATCAGAACGTTCAGTAAAGGATGTTTTAAAATTTGTAGCCTGAACTATGACAATCGCTATATTGATTATACAGAACACAATTGTGATATGCAGTATCATAATTCAATACTTATCATCCAATATTTAACACAATTTTTAAAACCTAAATTACAACAAATGGTTGATCAAGATTTTTTTGATGGTCTTACGGAAAATTACTTTAAAATTGCATTTTTCAATCAATTTCAACCATTAGCGGATAAACGCTTGAATGAGGATCACCTTAATGAATTAGCAAAAAATATAGAGGCAAATCTTCAAAAACTTGAAAAATCGGATGAATATGATATCGAACTCTTATCTGATACAGTTAAAGCGTATTTTGCTTCAGATGGCGTTATTCTGCATCTTAAAACGGATAGAATTTTAGCATTATTAAAAAAATATCTTCATTCTGGTGAAGCAAACCCCCAAAAAATAAGTATAAGTCTTATAGAAGAATATGCTGATTTTGACTTTAATAAATGGCATCTGGCTAACCTCCAATTCAAATGGAAAGATTTTGATTTTAAAGTTGCTTACAAAGGATTAAATCCTCTAATAAATGCTGGATATGAGCCAGCAATAATACAAAAACAAGAGTGGGATCAGCTGGGTGAAATTCATTACACACCCCGTGTAATAGAAGATTCAATAAATCAACATGTAAATACATATTCTTATAACTCTTTTACTGAAAATGATGTTTTTTGTGAAACAGATGCTATTATTGCTAGAGCTATGTCAACAAATGGCAAAATCTATCTGCGTTTCAAAGAAGAAAGTGAGAAGGCATATTCACAAGCACTTGATTATTTAAATAGCTTAATGGCAAAAGGCTATTCTAAAAAATTTGATGGTTATTGGCTTAATGTTTATTTTGTTACCAAGCCTGAATACTATCCTGAATTTGCTCGCATCATCAAACAATATCCTGATCTAGCCAGTAATTCTCATGCTTTTTTCTGCAAAGCAGCGATATACGAAAGTTTACATGATAAAATACGAGAGTTTATTGAATTAACAATGGAGAAATTTCACCATTGTTTAGATCTCCAAGATGAAGATAATTCTGTCGCAGGTACATTCGCTGCCATTGCTTTGGCAATGACGGATGTAAAACATATGGATATGGCAATAAAATTTGCACTTGAGACCGATGATGAACACGAATTTTTGGCAAGTTATTTTGGCAAAATATTGCAAAGACATTGGGGGATTACCCCAGAAACAGCAGTTGCGATTGCATTATTGCAATTGAGCTATCAAGAACAACCTAATTTATCCAGTCAATTTTATATAATACCGCAAAATCTTGCTACGCTAACTGATTATTTTAATGACTGTGATATCCCCTATAAAAGTCGCAAAATCATTACTCTCGCTGCGAGCCTTTTTGGTAACGGAAAATATAGCTTAAGAAAACTAAAAGAGTTGTTTAGTGATGCGACTGATCCTTTGGCAAAAGAGATTTATGCTAATTTTCATAATTTAGTTTTAGACGCTCTTGAGGATGAAGATGAAGTTACCGGCCAACCAATTATCTTTAACATCTCACCTAAACCAGAAAGCGATTCCGAACCGTTAATCATCGATGAACAAGATTTTATCGAAAACCCACGTTGTATCATTACACCATTGCAAGCTAAAAAACGCGGGTTTGATGTTGGTGAATTGGAAACCTATGATTCCTCATGGAGAGCAATTATTTTTGCGCCATTAACGATAACCAATCCCTACATTTTCGACGCTATTATCCAATTTTATAAAGTGCAGAATAAAATAAATCCCAACTCTACTCTTATTTGGGGTGCAGAACAGGCGTATTGCTTTGGAAAAAAAATCGTGATTGATTTCAGTGGCACCCCCTACCAAGTGGGTATGGGAATTTATGCTAAAAACCAAGCTCAGCTAATTTATGGTGTAATGGATTTTGCAAAGATTGCTGTTGCAATGAACAAACAAGCGCCCGATAAAGAAAAATTATACGCACTGCGAAAACAATACTATTACTTTGATAGTCCAAAAGGAAGCCCAAACATTGATAAATCTAAGCCCGGTATAATGTATTTAGATGAGGCTTTAGGAGCCGGGATTTATAAGGATGATAATTATCGGGCAATCAAACAGCTTGAAAAAATCACACCGGATATGGGCGAAGTCTATGATACCTCACTATTGTTTATGGCATATATGCAGCAGAAAAAACTAGATTATGCCATGGAGACACTACAAAGAAAACTCGATACTACTGAACTAAAACAGGTGTACCAAACAGCACAAAAACGCCTGCCACAATATCAAGAATATTGGCAGGAAAAGTTAGCGGAATTATAA